One window of the Colletotrichum destructivum chromosome 4, complete sequence genome contains the following:
- a CDS encoding Putative pyruvate carboxyltransferase, aldolase-type TIM barrel, HMG-CoA lyase, whose product MLATIRPAICRACRRAQIRPARGFATASGPIQQPPRDNYVKLVEVGPRDGLQNEKKTIPLSTKIELIERLAKTGVSTIEGGSFVSPKWVPQMANSSDILEHILTRNISSPSQTSYSFLAPNIKGLQNAQALLGKYPGAFASQLQPSTDESKPAIEVAVFAAATESFSKKNLNCDIATSLERFRDVIRDAKGAGLRVRAYVSVVLGCPFEGYNVDPHKVAEISTELLESGADEVSLGDTTGMGTAPRTKELLNCMRAAGIRNEDIAMHFHDTYGQALVNTAVSLEHGIRTFDSSVGGLGGCPYSPGATGNVSTENMIYFIESLGMDTGIDLDAMSDIGAWITGELGKANDSTVGKAVLGARTREAAA is encoded by the exons ATGCTTGCCACCATCCGTCCAGCAATCTGTAGGGCCTGCAGAAGGGCGCAAATTCGCCCTGCGAGGGGTTTTGCGACCGCCAGCGGCCCAATCCAGCAACCGCCCCGCGACAACTAcgtcaagctcgtcgaggtcggcccCCGCGATGGACTGCAGAACGAGAAAAAGACGATACCCCTCAGCACGAAGATCGAACTGATTGAGAGGCTCGCCAAGACGGGCGTTTCCACGATTGAAGGCGGCTCTTTCGTCTCGCCCAAATGGGTGCCTCAG ATGGCCAATTCGAGCGACATTCTCGAGCATATCCTCACACGAAACATCTCCTCCCCGTCGCAAACATCGTACTCGTTCCTCGCCCCGAATATCAAAGGACTGCAGAACGCCCAAGCGCTGCTGGGCAAGTATCCCGGCGCTTTCGCATCGCAGCTCCAACCGTCGACGGACGAGTCGAAGCCCGCCATCGAAGTCGCCGTATTTGCGGCCGCGACCGAGTCTTTTTCCAAAAAGAACCTCAACTGCGACATTGCGACATCACTCGAACGTTTCCGTGACGTCATCCGAGATGCAAAGGGCGCTGGCCTTCGCGTCCGCGCGTATGTCTctgtcgtcctcggctgtcCCTTTGAGGGTTACAACGTCGACCCGCACAAGGTAGCCGAGATCTCGACGGAGCTGTTGGAGTCGGGCGCTGACGAGGTTTCCCTCGGCGACACCACGGGCATGGGCACGGCGCCCCGGACGAAGGAGTTGCTGAACTGCATGAGGGCTGCGGGCATCAGGAACGAGGACATCGCCATGCACTTCCACGACACGTACGGCCAGGCGCTGGTGAACACGGCTGTCTCCTTGGAGCACGGCATCCGCACGTTTGACAGCAGTGTTGGCGGGCTCGGGGGATGCCCGTACAGCCCCGGCGCTACTGGGAACGTGTCCACGGAGAATATGATCTACTTTATCGAAAGTCTGGGCATGGATACCGGCATCGATCTGGATGCCATGTCGGACATTGGTGCGTGGATCACGGGCGAGCTGGGCAAGGCCAACGACAGCACTGTCGGTAAGGCGGTGCTGGGGGCCAGAACGCGTGAAGCCGCGGCATAA
- a CDS encoding Putative zn(2)Cys(6) fungal-type DNA-binding domain-containing protein: protein MDNMGNEFGLTEPEMEAMTQIPFSMEFTVPNTGYDDSSLYLGFGSPVDGSSYVPGMRFYQQEQEQEQYVDPRALEQHEPAFWNPDFEGKTFQQPEVAIFSHEQGLEEAAFSHAQGPEGPMTIEQAISHYLPLADDLRAEQTPVFVADQSQEPEYYVVDPKDNVEEGTGEASGAARNDVEEVFEKVVEQVIEEEVPREASAAALTDRVLAPKTKGNRVAKKARKTPLRTVKANSCERCRSSKTKCVREDGAASCGSCLKKGFLCHVLGTDGRTNKTNKDRLEAASLAVEEFFRDGILLCNDVAQRRLADFGDEKVTFIGPMVRSTSDYQSIRNGLSGQIGQQPTVEFGASLFRPLINYHDAKLSETRTVHLPKLKQLALDQGEILAGLINMVVFGSRYHVTAGAELISQLLYYKSDLGSFQARVQKYFPAPGEPRDVFEQVRQGIEQRIQKALE, encoded by the coding sequence ATGGATAACATGGGTAACGAGTTCGGCTTGACTGAACCCGAAATGGAGGCAATGACACAGATCCCTTTCAGCATGGAATTCACCGTCCCAAACACAGGGTACGATGATAGCTCCCTCTATCTCGGCTTCGGCAGTCCGGTAGACGGGTCCTCGTATGTTCCTGGTATGAGATTCTAccagcaggagcaggagcaggagcagtACGTGGACCCTCGGGCGCTGGAGCAGCATGAGCCCGCCTTCTGGAATCCTGATTTCGAGGGCAAGACGTTCCAGCAGCCCGAGGTCGCTATTTTCAGCCATGAACAGGGGCTTGAGGAGGCCGCCTTCAGTCACGCTCAGGGGCCTGAGGGTCCCATGACGATCGAACAAGCCATCTCTCACTACCTCCCTCTTGCCGATGACCTGAGGGCGGAACAAACacccgtcttcgtcgccgaccAGTCCCAAGAACCTGAATACTACGTGGTGGATCCCAAGGACAACGTCGAGGAAGGCACCGGGGAGGCCAGCGGGGCGGCCAGAAACGACGTTGAGGAGGTCTTCGAgaaggtcgtcgagcaggtcaTCGAAGAAGAGGTCCCCAGAGAAGCCAGCGCGGCAGCCCTCACGGATAGGGTCCTCGCTCCCAAAACCAAGGGCAACCGGGTGGCCAAGAAGGCCCGCAAGACTCCTCTCCGCACGGTCAAGGCCAACTCGTGCGAGCGCTGCCGCAGTAGCAAGACCAAGTGCGTGcgggaagacggcgccgcctcctgcGGGTCCTGCCTGAAGAAGGGCTTCCTGTGTCACGTCCTGGGCACCGACGGTCGCACTAACAAGACCAACAAGGACCGTCTGGAGGCCGCGAGCCTGGCCGTTGAGGAATTCTTCAGGGACGGTATCCTCCTCTGCAACGACGTCGCCCAGCGTCGCCTTGCCGACTTTGGGGACGAAAAGGTGACCTTCATCGGTCCAATGGTTCGGTCTACGAGCGACTATCAGTCGATCCGAAACGGCCTCTCCGGACAGATCGGACAGCAGCCGACGGTCGAATTCGGCGCCAGCCTCTTCCGCCCGCTCATCAACTACCATGATGCCAAGCTGTCGGAAACCCGCACTGTGCATCTTCCAAAGCTCAAGCAGTTGGCCCTGGATCAGGGCGAGATTCTCGCTGGCCTGATTAACATGGTCGTTTTCGGCAGCCGCTATCACGTCACAGCGGGGGCCGAGCTCATCTCTCAGCTGCTCTACTACAAGAGCGACTTGGGGTCGTTCCAAGCCCGCGTCCAGAAGTACTTCCCCGCCCCTGGCGAACCTCGCGACGTTTTCGAGCAGGTTCGTCAAGGTATCGAGCAGCGCATCCAAAAGGCGCTGGAGTAA
- a CDS encoding Putative pyridoxal phosphate homeostasis protein, which produces MYPLLLVHQQPAFGRWWKFMTMHFQPHLHIHISVSPSALTTTQHLPGPAMTDAQPEMKIDPARAKALISQLQSVQERVAAAASGRNVRLVAVSKLKPANDILALHQATPPQVHFGENYAQELGQKAEMLPRSIQWHFIGGLQSTHAKKLAKIPNLFCVSSVDTLKKVQLLNASRAELISSSSSPSPEQAVEPLGVHVQVNTSGEDSKSGAAPGAETVALCRAVEECPALRLLGLMTIGAIARSRATTTENENEDFLCLRAQRDLVAAELGLGRELELSMGMSEDFEGAVKLGSGEVRVGSTIFGERGPKNEAKILV; this is translated from the exons ATGTATCCACTTTTGTTAGTGCACCAGCAGCCCGCCTTTGGAAGATGGTGGAAATTCATGACTATGCACTTTCAACCTCACCTCCACATCCATATATCTGTCTCACCTTCCGCTCTCACCACAACACAACACTTACCAGGGCCTGCAATGACTGACGCCCAGCCCGAAATGAAGATCGATCCGGCGAGAGCGAAGGCTCTCATTTCCCAATTGCAGTCCGTGCAGGAgcgcgttgccgccgccgcctcggggCGGAAT GTCCGGCTGGTCGCCGTTTCCAAGCTGAAGCCGGCCAATGACATCCTGGCGCTTCATcaggcgacgccgccgcaggtGCATTTCGGCGAGAACTACGCGCAGGAGCTGGGGCAGAAGGCGGAGATGCTGCCGAGGAGCATCCAGTGGCATTTCATCGGCGGATTGCAGTCGA CACAcgccaagaagctggccaagatccCGAATCTCTTCTGCGTCTCCAGCGTGGACACCCTCAAGAAGGTACAGCTCCTTAACGCCTCGCGCGCGGAGCTTatatcgtcgtcgtcctccccctcccccgaaCAGGCGGTGGAGCCCCTCGGCGTGCACGTGCAGGTGAACACGTCGGGCGAGGACTCCAAGTCGGGCGCGGCGCCGGGCGCGGAGACGGTGGCGCTATGCCGCGCCGTGGAGGAGTGCCCCGCGCTGCGACTGCTGGGGCTAATGACCATCGGAGCCATCGCCCGGAgccgggcgacgacgacggagaacgagaacgaggacTTCCTGTGCCTGCGGGCGCAGCGAGACCTGGTGGCCGCGGAGCTCGGGCTGGGGCGGGAGCTGGAGCTGAGCATGGGTATGAGTGAGGATTTTGAAGGGGCCGTGAAGCTGGGTAGTGGGGAGGTGAGGGTCGGCAGCACGATCTTCGGGGAGAGGGGGCCGAAGAACGAGGCTAAGATTCTGGTTTGA